A window of the Streptomyces finlayi genome harbors these coding sequences:
- a CDS encoding FAD binding domain-containing protein, with protein MTTHAPQAMQSVTLPASLDEAVAALGAMPAAVPVAGGTDLMSAVNKGLLRPSGLVGLGRISELRGWHYQDGHALLGAGLTHARMGRPDFAALIPALAASARAAGPPQIRNAGTLGGNIASAAPTGDTLPVLAALEAELIVAGAGGARREVPVSHLLAGREMISPGELIGFVRVPLLHAPQVFLKATGRTGPGRATASVAIVLDPARRGVRCAVGAVAPMPLRPLEAERWIASLIDWDGERGLAPDALAAFGEYVAAACIPDQTPPDDGGEAPPLPPAVQHLRRTVATLARRALGRALS; from the coding sequence TTGACCACTCACGCACCGCAGGCGATGCAGTCGGTGACGCTGCCGGCCTCGCTGGACGAGGCCGTGGCGGCGCTCGGCGCCATGCCCGCCGCCGTCCCTGTGGCCGGTGGCACGGACCTGATGTCGGCCGTCAACAAGGGGCTGCTGCGCCCCTCGGGCCTCGTCGGCCTCGGACGGATCAGCGAGCTGCGCGGCTGGCACTACCAGGACGGTCACGCGCTGCTCGGCGCCGGACTGACCCACGCACGCATGGGACGGCCCGACTTCGCCGCCCTCATCCCCGCGCTCGCCGCGTCGGCACGTGCCGCGGGCCCGCCCCAGATCCGTAACGCCGGGACGCTCGGCGGCAACATCGCGAGCGCGGCCCCGACCGGCGACACCCTGCCGGTGCTGGCCGCCCTGGAGGCCGAACTGATCGTCGCGGGAGCCGGGGGCGCCCGCCGTGAGGTCCCGGTCTCGCACCTGCTGGCGGGCCGCGAGATGATCTCGCCCGGCGAACTGATCGGTTTCGTCCGCGTACCGCTGCTGCACGCCCCGCAGGTCTTCCTGAAGGCCACAGGACGCACCGGCCCCGGCCGCGCGACGGCGTCCGTGGCGATCGTCCTGGACCCCGCCCGGCGCGGAGTGCGCTGCGCGGTCGGTGCCGTGGCACCGATGCCGCTGCGGCCCCTGGAGGCCGAACGCTGGATCGCCTCGCTGATCGACTGGGACGGCGAGCGCGGCCTGGCCCCCGACGCACTGGCCGCCTTCGGCGAGTACGTCGCCGCGGCCTGCATCCCTGACCAGACCCCGCCGGACGACGGGGGAGAGGCGCCACCGCTGCCCCCGGCCGTTCAACATCTGCGCCGCACCGTCGCCACGCTGGCCCGACGCGCGCTCGGGAGGGCACTGTCGTGA
- a CDS encoding 2Fe-2S iron-sulfur cluster-binding protein: protein MSNDPNEQQGQHDPYAQQYGSWQPTPQSGEYDAEATAFVHLPPEDLANDPLAAPGHGYVPPMILPLTPAAGLDQAGTGSWVVRTPNTQTSDPHGSDPHGSDPHGSDLHGSDLHGSDLYASDQRTPGPRSPDGPAEGEPPAPSSVHWPDPNQQQEHREYPVTSSTTAQWDFAEVTTAAAEPPAGSGAPGHTGQWTIPVADGDLPEESGEFAASALASQWYAGTDKDRPATLPGGAPAPWATPQPEEAEGALPAAGDMPSGTELPEGTEDAQGTEGTEDAEGTEDAEATDVTAAPAPDPTPTPTPTPAPDAQPEGDIPEATPPHQDPEVPAYASGTAATPVTGAASEHPSASYVLHVNGADRPVSDAWIGESLLYVLRERLGLAGAKDGCSQGECGACNVQVDGRLVASCLVPAATAAGSEVRTVEGLAVDGEPSDVQRALVACGAVQCGFCIPGMAMTIHDLLEGNHAPSELETRQALCGNLCRCSGYRGVLDAVGEVIAGREANAEAAASGPADEVRIPHQASPGAGSVQPQPHEGGDL from the coding sequence GTGAGCAACGACCCCAACGAACAGCAGGGGCAGCACGACCCGTACGCGCAGCAGTACGGCAGCTGGCAGCCGACCCCGCAGAGCGGCGAGTACGACGCCGAGGCGACGGCCTTCGTCCACCTGCCCCCGGAGGACCTGGCGAACGACCCGCTGGCCGCCCCCGGCCACGGATACGTACCGCCGATGATCCTGCCGCTGACCCCGGCCGCGGGGCTGGATCAGGCGGGAACGGGCAGCTGGGTCGTCCGGACGCCGAACACGCAGACCTCCGACCCGCATGGCTCCGACCCGCATGGCTCCGACCCGCATGGCTCGGACCTACACGGCTCGGACCTGCACGGCTCCGACCTTTATGCGTCCGACCAGCGGACGCCGGGCCCGCGGAGCCCTGACGGGCCCGCGGAGGGCGAGCCCCCCGCGCCCTCCTCGGTGCACTGGCCGGACCCGAACCAGCAGCAGGAACACCGGGAGTACCCGGTCACCTCCTCCACGACGGCCCAGTGGGACTTCGCCGAGGTGACGACCGCCGCCGCCGAGCCCCCCGCGGGCTCCGGGGCGCCCGGTCACACCGGCCAGTGGACGATCCCGGTCGCGGACGGCGACCTCCCGGAGGAGTCCGGCGAGTTCGCGGCCTCCGCCCTGGCCTCGCAGTGGTACGCCGGCACGGACAAGGACCGGCCCGCCACACTGCCGGGCGGCGCCCCCGCACCGTGGGCGACGCCGCAGCCGGAGGAGGCCGAAGGCGCGCTCCCGGCCGCCGGGGACATGCCGTCGGGCACGGAGCTCCCGGAGGGCACCGAGGACGCGCAGGGCACGGAGGGCACGGAGGACGCGGAGGGAACGGAGGACGCGGAGGCCACGGATGTCACCGCAGCCCCCGCCCCCGACCCCACGCCCACGCCCACCCCCACGCCCGCCCCCGACGCCCAGCCGGAGGGCGACATCCCCGAGGCGACGCCGCCTCACCAGGACCCCGAGGTCCCGGCATACGCGTCCGGCACCGCTGCCACCCCCGTCACGGGCGCCGCGAGCGAGCACCCCTCCGCCTCGTACGTCCTGCACGTGAACGGCGCCGACCGCCCGGTCAGCGACGCCTGGATCGGCGAGTCCCTCCTCTACGTGCTGCGCGAGCGCCTCGGCCTCGCCGGCGCCAAGGACGGCTGCTCGCAGGGCGAGTGCGGTGCCTGCAACGTCCAGGTGGACGGGCGTCTCGTCGCCTCCTGTCTGGTCCCCGCGGCCACCGCGGCGGGCAGCGAGGTCCGTACGGTCGAGGGTCTCGCCGTCGACGGCGAGCCGTCCGACGTGCAGCGGGCCCTGGTCGCGTGCGGAGCCGTCCAGTGCGGCTTCTGCATCCCCGGTATGGCCATGACCATCCACGACCTCCTCGAGGGCAACCACGCGCCCTCCGAACTGGAGACGCGCCAGGCTCTGTGCGGCAACCTCTGCCGCTGCTCCGGCTACCGGGGAGTGCTCGACGCGGTGGGCGAGGTGATCGCGGGCCGCGAGGCGAACGCCGAAGCGGCCGCGTCCGGGCCGGCCGACGAAGTGCGCATCCCGCACCAGGCGTCCCCGGGCGCCGGTAGTGTCCAGCCTCAGCCGCACGAGGGAGGCGACCTGTGA
- a CDS encoding WXG100 family type VII secretion target has product MPRTSFEDMSHERMLRWLDQTNSGAVQGAADRLLSASTEIKKIAEDLKIRPQIVEWKGEGANAFRTWTADLANATLRLAEYSEGASKRLAEASDAIALAQMAIPRTHAGAQANLDAALAARNDPDASAVARTSAETLIAGKEANRQEAAQVMKRLSEAYELSSDRITGMDVPKFPPPPEAFVPNADQYDSTGGGDYSRTGGAIGGTAGGVAGGPAAYAREAESAGGGVAVTPGLVQSPSSSGTMPRSVDMEIDSVATLPDAPAIPSATPPSMPGGGKADGGLPSVIGGAPPIVARGPGQPPTAVGGGKSTGTSRLPVSPATGRTSGPGPIGRPSGQSGIVGGRPVPQSSGRPMVGLPRGTVIGGEGTHGGRAPMGHGPGMGGPTGGQNGMMGGRRLAGETGGIVGGRPQQQGATSGRPFTPGGSGLVRGGGSPQSARGAGPVGRGGALNPQRPGDSRREARGERPDYLTEDEETWQQNGRRIVPPVVD; this is encoded by the coding sequence ATGCCTAGGACATCGTTCGAGGACATGTCGCACGAGCGGATGCTCAGGTGGCTCGACCAGACCAACAGCGGGGCTGTGCAGGGCGCGGCCGACCGCTTGTTGAGCGCGTCCACGGAAATCAAGAAGATCGCGGAGGACTTGAAGATCCGTCCGCAGATCGTGGAGTGGAAGGGCGAGGGCGCCAACGCGTTCCGAACCTGGACCGCGGACCTGGCCAACGCGACCTTGCGCCTCGCCGAGTACAGCGAGGGCGCGTCGAAGCGGCTGGCCGAGGCGTCCGACGCGATCGCCCTGGCCCAGATGGCGATTCCCCGCACGCACGCCGGCGCACAGGCGAACCTGGACGCGGCGCTCGCGGCGCGGAACGACCCGGATGCATCGGCGGTGGCCCGGACGTCGGCGGAGACGCTGATCGCCGGGAAGGAAGCGAACCGCCAAGAAGCTGCCCAGGTGATGAAGAGGCTCTCGGAGGCATACGAGCTGTCGAGCGACCGGATCACGGGCATGGACGTGCCCAAGTTCCCGCCGCCGCCGGAGGCGTTCGTGCCGAACGCGGATCAATACGACAGCACTGGCGGTGGAGACTACAGCCGTACGGGCGGAGCGATCGGCGGAACCGCCGGCGGTGTCGCGGGCGGTCCCGCGGCGTATGCGAGAGAAGCCGAATCGGCAGGTGGCGGCGTAGCGGTGACGCCCGGATTGGTGCAGTCGCCCTCTTCTTCAGGCACCATGCCGCGTTCCGTGGATATGGAGATCGACAGCGTAGCCACGCTGCCGGACGCTCCGGCCATTCCTTCGGCGACTCCGCCGAGCATGCCGGGCGGGGGGAAGGCCGATGGCGGTTTGCCGTCGGTGATCGGGGGCGCCCCGCCGATTGTCGCGCGTGGCCCCGGCCAGCCGCCCACGGCTGTTGGCGGAGGTAAGTCGACAGGTACTTCGCGCCTGCCCGTGTCCCCCGCGACCGGCAGGACTTCCGGCCCCGGGCCCATCGGCCGACCGTCCGGGCAGAGCGGAATCGTCGGTGGCCGCCCGGTCCCACAGTCGTCGGGCAGGCCGATGGTGGGACTTCCCCGCGGCACCGTGATCGGTGGCGAGGGAACCCATGGCGGCCGTGCACCCATGGGGCACGGCCCGGGCATGGGGGGTCCCACCGGTGGTCAGAACGGCATGATGGGCGGTCGCCGTCTGGCGGGTGAGACCGGCGGAATCGTGGGTGGCCGTCCGCAGCAGCAGGGGGCCACCAGCGGCCGTCCGTTCACGCCGGGAGGCAGTGGCCTGGTCAGGGGCGGGGGCTCGCCTCAGAGTGCTCGTGGCGCAGGTCCGGTGGGCCGTGGGGGAGCACTCAATCCTCAGCGTCCGGGGGACTCGCGCCGTGAGGCAAGGGGCGAGAGGCCGGACTACCTCACGGAGGATGAGGAGACCTGGCAACAGAACGGTCGCCGCATCGTGCCGCCGGTCGTCGACTGA
- a CDS encoding beta-N-acetylhexosaminidase has translation MDNLIPAPVRTGAEDGPGSTLDASTTLTAQAGTETTERWLRSTLGAAFGLPLAPGGPAPAANTIALDIDPALEPEGYRLVTVPTGGVRLTGGSPAGVFRGAQTLRQLLGPDAFRRAPVSAAGKTVIPFTDIEDSPRFPWRGLMLDVARHFLPKEDVLRYLDLLAAHKLNVFHFHLTDDQGWRVEIKRYPRLTETGAWRSRTKYGHRASDLWDETPHGGYYTQDDIREIVAYAAARHIRVVPEIDIPGHSQAAISAYPELGNTDVIDTTALAVWDDWGINPNVLAPTDTTLRFFEDVFEELLDLFPADTSPFIHVGGDECPKDQWKESATAQARIAELGLADEDELQSWFIRHFDTWLTARGRRLIGWDEILEGGLPPGAAVSSWRGYAGGIAAAEAGHDVVMCPEQHVYLDYRQDGGPDEPMPIAYVRTLEDVYRFEPVPPGLSEVAARHILGTQANVWTEVMQNRSRVDYQVFPRLAAFAEVAWSRLPASGERDFADFERRMTAHYARLDALGVGYRPPGGPLPSQMRPGVPGRPIEGAPPNA, from the coding sequence GTGGACAATCTCATTCCCGCGCCTGTGCGCACCGGCGCCGAGGACGGGCCCGGATCCACCCTGGACGCGTCCACCACCCTCACCGCCCAGGCCGGCACCGAGACCACCGAGCGCTGGCTGCGCTCCACCCTCGGTGCGGCGTTCGGCCTGCCGCTCGCGCCCGGGGGGCCCGCGCCGGCCGCGAACACCATCGCGCTGGACATCGACCCCGCCCTGGAGCCCGAGGGCTACCGGCTGGTCACCGTGCCCACCGGGGGCGTACGACTCACCGGAGGCAGCCCGGCAGGCGTCTTCCGGGGCGCGCAGACCCTCCGTCAGCTCCTGGGGCCCGACGCCTTCCGCCGCGCCCCCGTCAGCGCCGCCGGCAAGACCGTCATCCCCTTCACGGACATCGAGGACAGCCCCCGCTTCCCCTGGCGCGGCCTGATGCTCGACGTCGCCCGGCACTTCCTGCCGAAGGAGGACGTCCTGCGCTACCTGGACCTCCTCGCCGCCCACAAGCTGAACGTCTTCCACTTCCATCTGACCGACGACCAGGGCTGGCGCGTGGAGATCAAGCGCTACCCCCGGCTCACCGAGACCGGCGCCTGGCGCAGCCGCACCAAGTACGGTCACCGGGCGTCCGATCTGTGGGACGAGACCCCGCACGGCGGCTACTACACCCAGGACGACATCCGGGAGATCGTGGCGTACGCCGCCGCGCGGCACATCCGGGTCGTCCCGGAAATCGACATCCCGGGCCACTCTCAGGCCGCCATCAGCGCGTACCCCGAACTGGGCAACACCGACGTCATCGACACGACCGCACTCGCCGTCTGGGACGACTGGGGCATCAACCCGAACGTACTCGCCCCCACCGACACCACCCTGCGCTTCTTCGAGGACGTCTTCGAGGAGCTCCTCGACCTCTTCCCCGCGGACACCTCGCCCTTCATCCACGTCGGCGGCGACGAGTGCCCCAAGGACCAGTGGAAGGAGTCCGCGACCGCCCAGGCGCGGATCGCCGAACTCGGCCTGGCCGACGAGGACGAGCTCCAGTCCTGGTTCATCCGTCACTTCGACACCTGGCTCACCGCGCGTGGTCGCCGCCTCATCGGCTGGGACGAGATCCTGGAGGGCGGACTTCCCCCAGGTGCCGCCGTGTCCTCGTGGCGGGGTTACGCGGGCGGGATCGCCGCAGCCGAGGCCGGCCACGACGTCGTGATGTGCCCGGAGCAGCACGTGTACCTGGACTACCGTCAGGACGGCGGCCCCGACGAGCCGATGCCCATCGCCTACGTAAGGACCCTGGAGGACGTCTACCGCTTCGAGCCCGTACCTCCGGGCCTCTCCGAAGTGGCGGCCCGTCACATCCTGGGCACCCAGGCCAACGTGTGGACCGAGGTCATGCAGAACCGGTCCCGCGTCGACTACCAGGTCTTCCCCCGGCTCGCCGCCTTCGCCGAGGTCGCCTGGTCCCGGCTCCCCGCATCCGGCGAACGGGACTTCGCCGATTTCGAGCGCCGGATGACCGCGCACTACGCCCGGCTCGACGCCCTCGGCGTCGGCTACCGGCCGCCGGGCGGCCCGTTGCCCTCGCAGATGCGCCCCGGCGTTCCCGGCCGCCCGATCGAGGGGGCACCCCCGAACGCGTAG
- the mycP gene encoding type VII secretion-associated serine protease mycosin, translating to MRISRNVNWGAARPGTVASVVLGLLLIGAVPARADSVRSDQWHLDSMQAEEMWETSTGENVTVAVIDSGVDPSNPDLLGQVLKGKDLALTSPGDEHVDYDGHGTGMAGLIAGTGQSGGGDGAFGLAPGAKILPIRMTDDTGKVNGATGSKNFNDDLTKGIRYAADNGAKVINVSSGDLVGSPQLADAVKYALQKGSLIFAAVGNTAESGNPMRYPAGTPGVVGVASVGRDGKRADYSQYGTQVDLAAPGVDMVQACGGKTGLCKTTGTSDASAIASASAALIWSQHPDWTNNQVLRVLLNTAGGPNNGAERTDYVGHGIVRPRIALKTPGDPGPADVYPLPDLAAAESAKPSAKPTPTKGGSEADEDETPAVAAPATDDESGNAALWIGLGVGAAALIGGAVAVAAARSRRRTAAPTPPPYQQAPHPAYAPPHGTPGARPPYGGPPSQDPRV from the coding sequence ATGCGGATCAGCAGGAACGTCAACTGGGGAGCTGCTCGCCCAGGAACCGTGGCTTCGGTAGTTTTGGGGCTGCTGCTGATCGGGGCCGTACCTGCTCGTGCGGACTCGGTGCGTTCCGATCAGTGGCATCTCGACAGCATGCAGGCTGAGGAGATGTGGGAGACGAGTACCGGTGAGAACGTGACCGTTGCAGTCATCGACTCCGGCGTCGATCCCTCCAACCCGGACCTGCTCGGCCAGGTGCTCAAGGGGAAAGACCTGGCGCTCACTTCGCCTGGCGACGAACACGTCGACTACGACGGTCACGGAACCGGAATGGCAGGGCTGATCGCCGGTACAGGACAGTCGGGCGGGGGTGACGGCGCGTTCGGGCTTGCGCCGGGAGCCAAGATCCTTCCTATTCGTATGACGGACGACACCGGAAAGGTCAACGGGGCAACCGGAAGCAAGAATTTCAATGACGACCTCACGAAGGGTATTCGGTACGCCGCGGACAATGGCGCCAAGGTCATCAATGTCTCCTCTGGGGATTTGGTAGGTTCGCCACAGCTCGCCGATGCGGTGAAGTACGCCCTTCAGAAGGGATCGTTGATCTTCGCTGCTGTCGGAAATACTGCCGAGTCGGGAAATCCGATGCGGTATCCGGCAGGAACTCCCGGCGTGGTTGGCGTGGCATCCGTCGGTAGGGATGGCAAGAGAGCCGATTACTCGCAGTACGGGACTCAGGTCGATCTCGCCGCACCGGGTGTCGACATGGTCCAAGCCTGCGGTGGGAAAACGGGTCTATGTAAGACCACCGGCACCAGTGACGCCTCAGCTATCGCCTCTGCCTCCGCCGCACTCATCTGGTCCCAGCACCCCGACTGGACCAACAACCAGGTCCTGCGCGTCCTCCTGAACACGGCAGGCGGCCCGAACAACGGTGCCGAGCGCACCGACTACGTCGGACACGGCATCGTCCGCCCCCGCATCGCCCTGAAGACCCCGGGCGACCCCGGTCCCGCCGACGTCTACCCGCTCCCCGACCTCGCCGCAGCCGAGTCGGCGAAGCCGTCCGCAAAGCCGACGCCGACCAAGGGCGGCTCCGAGGCGGATGAGGACGAGACCCCGGCCGTCGCTGCCCCCGCCACCGACGACGAGAGCGGCAACGCAGCGCTCTGGATCGGCCTTGGTGTCGGAGCCGCTGCCCTGATCGGTGGTGCGGTAGCCGTCGCAGCCGCACGCTCCCGCCGCCGCACCGCCGCCCCCACCCCGCCCCCGTACCAGCAGGCGCCCCACCCGGCCTACGCCCCGCCCCACGGAACCCCCGGCGCCCGGCCCCCGTACGGCGGCCCGCCGTCCCAGGACCCCCGCGTCTGA
- a CDS encoding GNAT family N-acetyltransferase: MPSSTRIRLIEPTDAAPIAAHRVRDFEAFRPWEPAQPADFFTPEGQAERIDGLLAGYRAGAVWPGVVLADDQVIGQVTVGGILPQPHLRRGSVGYWIAGVAQNQGHAGHAVGLVLRVMTDELGLHRAEASTNLENLPSQRVLRHNGFSPYGVAHSSIFLDGSWRDGLLWERILSD, encoded by the coding sequence ATGCCCAGCAGCACCAGGATCCGCCTGATCGAGCCCACCGACGCCGCTCCGATAGCCGCGCATCGGGTGCGGGACTTCGAGGCTTTCCGGCCGTGGGAACCGGCCCAGCCGGCCGACTTCTTCACCCCGGAGGGCCAGGCGGAGCGGATCGACGGCCTGCTGGCCGGATACCGGGCCGGCGCGGTCTGGCCGGGCGTGGTACTCGCCGACGACCAGGTGATCGGGCAGGTCACCGTCGGAGGCATCCTGCCGCAGCCGCACCTGCGCCGCGGCTCCGTCGGATACTGGATCGCCGGCGTCGCCCAGAATCAGGGGCACGCCGGGCACGCCGTCGGGCTTGTACTCCGGGTGATGACGGACGAACTCGGGTTGCACCGCGCCGAGGCGTCCACCAATCTGGAGAATCTGCCGTCGCAGCGGGTGTTGCGCCACAACGGGTTCAGTCCGTACGGCGTCGCGCACTCCTCGATCTTTCTCGACGGGAGCTGGCGGGACGGGCTGCTGTGGGAGCGGATCCTCAGCGACTAG
- a CDS encoding GNAT family N-acetyltransferase — MFAIPLGDGAELQPLEPWQAEEFLAHMDRGRAYIGQHVGLPDVVPDLDSARNWLRKHADKTAADTGRIYGIRLDGLLVGGILLPAFDAAAGTCEAGCWLEPDATGRGLITRALRVIIDWAVRERGMHRVEWLVSPENTPSINVAKRLGMTLEGVQRQNDLYRGVRQDTEIWSVLAPEWLSAHPAKP; from the coding sequence GTGTTCGCGATACCCCTGGGTGACGGAGCGGAGCTACAGCCGCTGGAGCCCTGGCAGGCCGAGGAGTTCCTCGCCCACATGGACCGCGGCCGGGCCTACATCGGTCAGCACGTGGGACTCCCCGATGTCGTGCCCGACCTCGACTCCGCACGGAACTGGCTCCGGAAGCACGCCGACAAGACCGCCGCGGACACCGGCCGGATCTACGGCATCCGGCTCGACGGACTCCTCGTCGGCGGCATCCTCCTGCCCGCCTTCGACGCCGCCGCGGGCACCTGCGAGGCAGGCTGCTGGCTGGAACCGGACGCGACGGGGCGCGGCCTGATCACCCGTGCGCTTCGCGTGATCATCGACTGGGCGGTCCGGGAACGCGGAATGCACCGGGTGGAGTGGCTGGTGTCCCCCGAGAACACGCCCAGCATCAACGTGGCCAAGCGGCTCGGGATGACCCTCGAAGGCGTACAGCGGCAGAACGACCTCTACCGGGGCGTACGTCAGGACACCGAGATCTGGTCGGTGCTGGCCCCGGAATGGCTCTCCGCTCACCCCGCCAAGCCGTAG
- a CDS encoding xanthine dehydrogenase family protein molybdopterin-binding subunit → MSSDAATATSATRTTFPDTTVLGSGPDQETPALGLGASLPPADARAKTEGTFPYAADLWAEGLLWAAVLRSPHPHARILSIDTSAAAEMPGVRAVVTHQDIPGDGSYGRLVVDRPVFASELVRHHGEPVAAVAADHPDTARLAAAAIAVEYEVLEPVTDPEKAFAAEPLHPDGNLIRHIPLRYGDPDAVGEVIVEGLYRIGRQDPAPIGAEAGLAVPRPDGGVEIYTASTDPHTDRDLAAACFGLEPDRVKVVVTGVPGATGDREDPGFQIPLGLLALRTGCPVKLVATREDSFLGHAHRHPTLLRYRHHADAEGRLVKVEAQILLDAGAYADSSSESLAAAVAFACGPYVVPHAFIEGWAVRTNNPPSGHVRGEGAMQVCAAYEGQMDKLAARLGIDPAELRLRNVLSTGDILPTSQTVTCPAPVAELLRAVRDFPLPALPKDISQDDWLLPGGPEGAGEPGAVRRGVGYALGMVHMLGAEGADEVSTATVRVHDGIATVICAAVETGQGFSTLARQIVQETLGIEEVHVAAVDTDQPPAGPATHGRHTWVSGGAVERAAKMVRTQLLQPLAHQFGMSTELLQIADGKITSYDGVLSTTVTEAMDGKELWATAQCRPHPTEPLDESGQGDAFVGLAFCAIRAVVDVDIELGSIRVVEMAVAQDVGRVLNPAQLAVRIEAGVTQGIGAALTENLRTARGLIRHPDLTGYALPTALDAPDIRIVKLVEERDVVAPFGAKAASAVPVVASPAAVASAVRSATGRPVNRLPIRPQAAVATPKA, encoded by the coding sequence GTGAGCAGCGACGCAGCCACCGCGACCAGCGCCACCCGCACCACGTTCCCTGACACCACCGTTCTCGGCTCCGGCCCGGACCAGGAGACTCCCGCGCTCGGCCTGGGCGCCTCGCTCCCGCCCGCCGACGCCCGCGCGAAGACCGAGGGCACCTTCCCGTACGCGGCGGACCTCTGGGCCGAGGGACTGCTGTGGGCGGCCGTGCTCCGTTCACCGCACCCGCACGCCCGCATCCTGTCCATCGACACCTCGGCAGCGGCCGAGATGCCGGGGGTACGGGCGGTCGTCACCCACCAGGACATCCCCGGGGACGGCTCCTACGGGCGTCTGGTCGTCGACCGCCCCGTGTTCGCCTCCGAGCTGGTGCGCCACCACGGTGAGCCCGTGGCCGCCGTCGCCGCGGACCACCCGGACACGGCACGCCTCGCCGCGGCGGCCATCGCCGTCGAGTACGAGGTCCTGGAACCGGTCACCGACCCGGAGAAGGCGTTCGCCGCCGAACCCCTGCACCCCGACGGCAACCTCATCCGCCACATCCCGCTGCGTTACGGCGACCCGGACGCCGTGGGCGAGGTCATCGTCGAGGGCCTGTACCGCATCGGCCGCCAGGACCCCGCCCCGATCGGAGCCGAGGCCGGTCTGGCCGTGCCCCGCCCCGACGGCGGCGTGGAGATCTACACGGCCTCCACCGACCCGCACACCGACCGCGACCTGGCCGCCGCCTGCTTCGGCCTGGAGCCGGACCGGGTGAAGGTCGTCGTCACCGGTGTCCCCGGGGCGACCGGCGACCGTGAGGATCCCGGCTTCCAGATCCCGCTGGGCCTGCTCGCCCTGCGCACCGGCTGCCCGGTGAAACTGGTCGCCACCCGCGAGGATTCCTTCCTCGGGCACGCCCACCGCCACCCGACGCTCCTGCGCTACCGCCACCACGCGGACGCCGAGGGCCGGCTGGTCAAGGTCGAGGCCCAGATCCTGCTCGACGCCGGCGCGTACGCCGACTCCTCGTCCGAGTCCCTCGCCGCCGCGGTCGCCTTCGCCTGCGGCCCGTACGTCGTCCCGCACGCCTTCATCGAGGGCTGGGCCGTCCGTACGAACAACCCGCCCTCCGGTCACGTACGCGGCGAGGGCGCGATGCAGGTCTGCGCGGCCTACGAGGGCCAGATGGACAAGCTGGCGGCCAGGCTGGGCATCGACCCGGCCGAGCTCCGCCTCCGTAACGTGCTGTCCACGGGTGACATCCTGCCCACCAGCCAGACCGTGACGTGCCCGGCACCGGTCGCGGAACTGCTCAGGGCCGTACGGGACTTCCCGCTGCCCGCCCTGCCGAAGGACATCTCGCAGGACGACTGGCTGCTGCCCGGAGGCCCGGAAGGCGCGGGCGAGCCCGGGGCCGTGAGACGCGGAGTCGGTTACGCGCTCGGCATGGTCCACATGCTCGGCGCCGAGGGCGCGGACGAGGTCTCCACGGCCACGGTCCGGGTGCACGACGGCATCGCCACGGTCATCTGCGCAGCGGTGGAAACCGGCCAGGGCTTCTCCACCCTCGCCCGGCAGATCGTGCAGGAGACCCTGGGCATCGAAGAGGTCCACGTGGCCGCGGTGGACACCGACCAGCCCCCGGCGGGCCCGGCGACGCACGGTCGTCACACCTGGGTCTCGGGCGGGGCCGTGGAGCGGGCCGCCAAGATGGTGCGCACCCAGCTCCTCCAGCCGCTGGCCCACCAGTTCGGCATGTCCACGGAGCTCCTCCAGATCGCCGACGGCAAGATCACCTCGTACGACGGGGTGCTGTCCACGACGGTCACGGAGGCCATGGACGGCAAGGAACTCTGGGCCACCGCCCAGTGCCGCCCCCACCCGACCGAACCCCTCGACGAGTCCGGCCAGGGCGACGCGTTCGTCGGCCTCGCCTTCTGCGCGATCCGCGCGGTGGTGGACGTCGACATCGAGCTGGGTTCGATCCGGGTCGTCGAGATGGCGGTCGCCCAGGACGTGGGCCGCGTCCTGAACCCCGCCCAGCTGGCCGTCCGTATAGAGGCGGGCGTCACGCAGGGCATCGGCGCCGCCCTCACGGAGAACCTCCGCACCGCCCGTGGCTTGATCCGGCACCCCGACCTCACCGGCTACGCGCTTCCGACGGCCCTGGACGCACCGGACATTCGCATCGTCAAACTCGTCGAGGAACGCGACGTGGTGGCCCCCTTCGGCGCCAAGGCCGCCTCTGCGGTACCGGTGGTGGCGTCCCCCGCGGCCGTCGCCTCAGCAGTCCGCTCGGCAACCGGCCGCCCGGTCAACCGCCTCCCGATCCGCCCACAGGCAGCGGTGGCAACACCCAAGGCATGA